The proteins below come from a single Pseudarthrobacter sp. SSS035 genomic window:
- a CDS encoding TetR/AcrR family transcriptional regulator, whose product MPRLVDHQERRRSIIETTWRLIAEQGIENASMRDIARECGYAAPGVLAHYFPNKDALLLASYELICERTNERIAAGTDGRRGLSALRRLCLEIIPAEPLTVVEARVAVSFWQRAQTEDALRAVGRDALLHWRGLVMGFLAETEHDGECAPLVDPDAVADELLSVMIGLHVTSMLDPHGITGSRQRQLVERALARLAQETRPSNSASSSFPA is encoded by the coding sequence ATGCCCCGATTGGTAGACCACCAGGAACGGCGCAGGTCGATCATCGAGACCACGTGGCGGTTGATCGCGGAGCAGGGCATCGAGAACGCCAGCATGCGGGACATAGCCCGGGAATGCGGATACGCAGCCCCCGGTGTGCTGGCACATTATTTCCCCAACAAGGACGCCCTGCTCCTGGCCTCCTACGAACTGATCTGTGAACGCACCAACGAACGGATCGCTGCCGGCACCGATGGGCGCCGCGGGCTTTCGGCACTGCGTCGCCTCTGTCTGGAGATCATTCCCGCGGAGCCCCTCACTGTCGTCGAAGCCCGTGTTGCCGTTTCCTTCTGGCAGCGTGCACAGACCGAAGATGCCCTGCGCGCTGTAGGTCGGGACGCCCTGCTGCACTGGCGGGGCTTAGTGATGGGCTTCCTCGCCGAAACAGAGCACGACGGCGAATGCGCGCCTTTGGTTGATCCGGACGCCGTTGCCGATGAGCTACTGAGCGTCATGATCGGTCTGCATGTGACCTCCATGCTGGATCCGCATGGCATCACCGGTTCCCGGCAACGCCAACTGGTGGAGCGTGCATTAGCCCGACTCGCCCAGGAAACACGGCCGTCCAATTCGGCCAGTAGTTCATTTCCAGCCTGA